CACACGTTGGGGAACTGCGTGGCGTATTGGATGGTCTGTGTGAGGGAGTTGTTGTCGCAGCCGGCGCTGGAGCAGATGGCGTTGGAGCCCAACGTGGAGCTGAAGTTGAACCCGGACGTGGTGACAAAGTACGTGGGGACCCCAACGTGCAGGTAGCGCTCCATGGCCGAGAAGAAGCGCAGCATGTACGAGTCCTGCGGGAACGGGGTCAATGGGGGGACAACGGGGGGACCCTAAATGGGGGGTGGCCCCAAAGCATCCCCAGGTGTCCCCATAGGGGAGTGGGGTGACCTCAAGAGTGCCCAGATGGGAGTGGGGTGACCCCAAAtaggggaccccaaatggggggGGTAGCCCTTAGAGTGCCCAGATGGAGACACAGTGGCTCCAAATaggggggggaccccaaataggggaGGATCCCAAATGGGGTGGGATTCCAAatgaggggggggaaggggccCAAAGCATCCCTGAATGTCCCCATATGGGAGTGGGGTGGCTTCAAGAGTGCCCATATGGGAGTGGGGTGGCCCCAAATAGgagggaccccaaatggggggGTGGCCCCAAGAGTGCCCAGATGGGGACATGGTGACCCCAAATAGGGGATGGTGACCCCAAATAGGGGGGTGGCCCCAAAGTGTCCCCATATGGGAGCAGGGTGGTCCCAAATaggggggggaccccaaatagggNNNNNNNNNNNNNNNNNNNNNNNNNNNNNNNNNNNNNNNNNNNNNNNNNNNNNNNNNNNNNNNNNNNNNNNNNNNNNNNNNNNNNNNNNNNNNNNNNNNNNNNNNNNNNNNNNNNNNNNNNNNNNNNNNNNNNNNNNNNNNNNNNNNNNNNNNNNNNNNNNNNNNNNNNNNNNNNNNNNNNNNNNNNNNNNNNNNNNNNNNNNNNNNNNNNNNNNNNNNNNNNNNNNNNNNNNNNNNNNNNNNNNNNNNNNNNNNNNNNNNNNNNNNNNNNNNNNNNNNNNNNNNNNNNNNNNNNNNNNNNNNNNNNNNNNNNNNNNNNNNNNNNNNNNNNNNNNNNNNNNNNNNNNNNNNNNNNNNNNNNNNNNNNNNNNNNNNNNNNNNNNNNNNNNNNNNNNNNNNNNNNNNNNNNNNNNNNNNNNNNNNNNNNNNNNNNNNNNNNNNNNNNNNNNNNNNNNNNNNNNNNNNNNNNNNNNNNNNNNNNNNNNNNNNNNNNNNNNNNNNNNNNNNNNNNNNNNNNNNNNNNNNNNNNNNNNNNNNNNNNNNNNNNNNNNNNNNNNNNNNNNNNNNNNNNNNNNNNNNNNNNNNNNNNNNNNNNNNNNNNNNNNNNNNNNNNNNNNNNNNNNNNNNNNNNNNNNNNNNNNNNNNNNNNNNNNNNNNNNNNNNNNNNNNNNNNNNNNNNNNNNNNNNNNNNNNNNNNNNNNNNNNNNNNNNNNNNNNNNNNNNNNNNNNNNNNNNNNNNNNNNNNNNNNNNNNNNNNNNNNNNNNNNNNNNNNNNNNNNNNNNNNNNNNNNNNNNNNNNNNNNNNNNNNNNNNNNNNNNNNNNNNNNNNNNNNNNNNNNNNNNNNNNNNNNNNNNNNNNNNNNNNNNNNNNNNNNNNNNNNNNNNNNNNNNNNNNNNNNNNNNNNNNNNNNNNNNNNNNNNNNNNNNNNNNNNNNNNNNNNNNNNNNNNNNNNNNNNNNNNNNNNNNNNNNNNNNNNNNNNNNNNNNNNNNNNNNNNNNNNNNNNNNNNNNNNNNNNNNNNNNNNNNNNNNNNNNNNNNNNNNNNNNNNNNNNNNNNNNNNNNNNNNNNNNNNNNNNNNNNNNNNNNNNNNNNNNNNNNNNNNNNNNNNNNNNNNNNNNNNNNNNNNNNNNNNNNNNNNNNNNNNNNNNNNNNNNNNNNNNNNNNNNNNNNNNNNNNNNNNNNNNNNNNNNNNNNNNNNNNNNNNNNNNNNNNNNNNNNNNNNNNNNNNNNNNNNNNNNNNNNNNNNNNNNNNNNNNNNNNNNNNNNNNNNNNNNNNNNNNNNNNNNNNNNNNNNNNNNNNNNNNNNNNNNNNNNNNNNNNNNNNNNNNNNNNNNNNNNNNNNNNNNNNNNNNNNNNNNNNNNNNNNNNNNNNNNNNNNNNNNNNNNNNNNNNNNNNNNNNNNNNNNNNNNNNNNNNNNNNNNNNNNNNNNNNNNNNNNNNNNNNNNNNNNNNNNNNNNNNNNNNNNNNNNNNNNNNNNNNNNNNNNNNNNNNNNNNNNNNNNNNNNNNNNNNNNNNNNNNNNNNNNNNNNNNNNNNNNNNNNNNNNNNNNNNNNNNNNNNNNNNNNNNNNNNNNNNNNNNNNNNNNNNNNNNNNNNNNNNNNNNNNNNNNNNNNNNNNNNNNNNNNNNNNNNNNNNNNNNNNNNNNNNNNNNNNNNNNNNNNNNNNNNNNNNNNNNNNNNNNNNNNNNNNNNNNNNNNNNNNNNNNNNNNNNNNNNNNNNNNNNNNNNNNNNNNNNNNNNNNNNNNNNNNNNNNNNNNNNNNNNNNNNNNNNNNNNNNNNNNNNNNNNNNNNNNNNNNNNNNNNNNNNNNNNNNNNNNNNNNNNNNNNNNNNNNNNNNNNNNNNNNNNNNNNNNNNNNNNNNNNNNNNNNNNNNNNNNNNNNNNNNNNNNNNNNNNNNNNNNNNNNNNNNNNNNNNNNNNNNNNNNNNNNNNNNNNNNNNNNNNNNNNNNNNNNNNNNNNNNNNNNNNNNNNNNNNNNNNNNNNNNNNNNNNNNNNNNNNNNNNNNNNNNNNNNNNNNNNNNNNNNNNNNNNNNNNNNNNNNNNNNNNNNNNNNNNNNNNNNNNNNNNNNNNNNNNNNNNNNNNNNNNNNNNNNNNNNNNNNNNNNNNNNNNNNNNNNNNNNNNNNNNNNNNNNNNNNNNNNNNNNNNNNNNNNNNNNNNNNNNNNNNNNNNNNNNNNNNNNNNNNNNNNNNNNNNNNNNNNNNNNNNNNNNNNNNNNNNNNNNNNNNNNNNNNNNNNNNNNNNNNNNNNNNNNNNNNNNNNNNNNNNNNNNNNNNNNNNNNNNNNNNNNNNNNNNNNNNNNNNNNNNNNNNNNNNNNNNNNNNNNNNNNNNNNNNNNNNNNNNNNNNNNNNNNNNNNNNNNNNNNNNNNNNNNNNNNNNNNNNNNNNNNNNNNNNNNNNNNNNNNNNNNNNNNNNNNNNNNNNNNNNNNNNNNNNNNNNNNNNNNNNNNNNNNNNNNNNNNNNNNNNNNNNNNNNNNNNNNNNNNNNNNNNNNNNNNNNNNNNNNNNNNNNNNNNNNNNNNNNNNNNNNNNNNNNNNNNNNNNNNNNNNNNNNNNNNNNNNNNNNNNNNNNNNNNNNNNNNNNNNNNNNNNNNNNNNNNNNNNNNNNNNNNNNNNNNNNNNNNNNNNNNNNNNNNNNNNNNNNNNNNNNNNNNNNNNNNNNNNNNNNNNNNNNNNNNNNNNNNNNNNNNNNNNNNNNNNNNNNNNNNNNNNNNNNNNNNNNNNNNNNNNNNNNNNNNNNNNNNNNNNNNNNNNNNNNNAGGCGATGGAGACGGCGGCCGTGAGGGCGAAGGTGCGAACAGCCGGCATGGAGGAGAGCGAgcctgcacccacagcacccataGGGAACAacgggaccccatagggaacaacgggaccccatagggaacaacgggaccccatagggacacagggagagcccatagggacacagggagaccccatagggaacaatgagaccccatagggaacagtgagaccccataggggacagtgagaccccataggggacagtGAGACCCCATGGGACACCCAGCAGCTACACCCATGGGGCACCCGTGTGGGACATGCATTGGGACACCCATTGGGGCACCCAACACAacacccatagggcacccatcAGACGATCCTTTGGGGCACCCACTGTGACACCCATTGAGTATCATCCATTGGGGCACCCATTGTAATGCCCATCACACAGCCCATAGGGCACTCAttgggcacccatagggcacccatagggcactcatagggcacccattgggcacccatagggcacccattgaGGCACCCATTGGGGAGCCCATCGTGACACCCATAGTGATGCCCACCAGACACCCATCGTGGCACCCATCAGGTCACCCCTCGCTCACCCAGGCAGAAGCAGATGACCTCGGACAGGCTGCACAGCATCATGCTGGGCGCCACCTGCGCCAGCACGCGCCCGATGTGCTGCTCCCGCGTCTCCCCCGGCTCCCGCTCCgactgctgctggggggggtcGGGCTCAGGGGGGTCCCAGCACCCAAAGGTGCAACCCAGCACCCAANNNNNNNNNNNNNNNNNNNNNNNNNNNNNNNNNNNNNNNNNNNNNNNNNNNNNNNNNNNNNNNNNNNNNNNNNNNNNNNNNNNNNNNNNNNNNNNNNNNNNNNNNNNNNNNNNNNNNNNNNNNNNNNNNNNNNNNNNNNNNNNNNNNNNNNNNNNNNNNNNNNNNNNNNNNNNNNNNNNNNNNNNNNNNNNNNNNNNNNNNNNNNNNNNNNNNNNNNNNNNNNNNNNNNNNNNNNNNNNNNNNNNNNNNNNNNNNNNNNNNNNNNNNNNNNNNNNNNNNNNNNNNNNNNNNNNNNNNNNNNNNNNNNNNNNNNNNNNNNNNNNNNNNNNNNNNNNNNNNNNNNNNNNNNNNNNNNNNNNNNNNNNNNNNNNNNNNNNNNNNNNNNNNNNNNNNNNNNNNNNNNNNNNNNNNNNNNNNNNNNNNNNNNNNNNNNNNNNNNNNNNNNNNNNNNNNNNNNNNNNNNNNNNNNNNNNNNNNNNNNNNNNNNNNNNNNNNNNNNNNNNNNNNNNNNNNNNNNNNNNNNNNNNNNNNNNNNNNNNNNNNNNNNNNNNNNNNNNNNNNNNNNNNNNNNNNNNNNNNNNNNNNNNNNNNNNNNNNNNNNNNNNNNNNNNNNNNNNNNNNNNNNNNNNNNNNNNNNNNNNNNNNNNNNNNNNNNNNNNNNNNNNNNNNNNNNNNNNNNNNNNNNNNNNNNNNNNNNNNNNNNNNNNNNNNNNNNNNNNNNNNNNNNNNNNNNNNNNNNNNNNNNNNNNNNNNNNNNNNNNNNNNNNNNNNNNNNNNNNNNNNNNNNNNNNNNNNNNNNNNNNNNNNNNNNNNNNNNNNNNNNNNNNNNNNNNNNNNNNNNNNNNNNNNNNNNNNNNNNNNNNNNNNCATAGGGACCCCCAGTGCCCAAAGGAACCCAACAGGGACCCAGGGCACCCCTGTGCCCTCCAACCCATAGTGACCCCCACCCCCGGGGTACCCAGCACCCACGGGTGCCCCCACCTGATACTCCTGCACGAAGATGAAGATGTTGTCAGCACCCACAGCCAGAACCAGGAACGGAACCACCTCCAGGATGATGAGGGACGACGGGAGCCCCAGCAGCGCCAGGAGCCCCATGGCCGCCATGACGGCGCCCAGCACCACCGCGATGCCGCCCAGCGCCAGCGTCACCTTCGACTCCACCTGAGGGGGCAGCAGGGGGTCAACCCGCCCCATTGCACCCTACAaccccccatagcaccccactGCGCCCCATGGCCACCGACCCCACAGCCACCAAACCATAAACCCCACAGCCATCAGCCCAGAGCCACCCATAGCTACAAACCCCATAGCCATGCACCTACAGCTACCTGCCCTACAGCCAgcaccccatacaccccacaGCCATGAACCCATAGCCAtgccccacacacaccccatagtgccccacagaCCCACACAATACCCACATACCCCATAAAGCCCCCCACCATACCCACAACCCCCATCCCATACATCCCATAGCGCCCCACTCCATACCCACACCCCCttacccccattgccccccNCCCCACTCCATACCCACACCCTCCTCCAGGCCGTGAACTCCCCCAGTGCCAGCGCGATGTAAGCAAACACCAGCAGGTAACTGACAGCGAACACGGGCAGGTCCTGGGCCGTGGTGCGGCTCAGCTCGTCCTCCAGCGAGCGCTgagtgtggggcaggggggtcAGCAGGACCCACGgctgccccccattgccccccattgccccccattgacccccatggTACCTCGGCCATGTAGGACACGCTCAGGTTGGAGCTGTGTTTGCTCTGGAAgcgctgcagctcctccaggaaTCGctcctcccagctcagcacccagcGCTGCCGGGGGTCACCGGGGGGGAAGTTGTTCAGGGAGTAGGTGAGAATCAGCGCCTCCGCCTCTGTGTACTCTGAGCCTGCGGGACAGGGGGACATGGGGTGCTATTGGGagccattgggatccattgggatccattgggacccatagagctccattgggacccattgggacccattgggacccattgggttccattgggtgccattgggttccattgggttccattgggttccattgggttccattgggtgccattgggttccattgggttccattgggttccattgggtcctattgggttccattgggttccattgggttccattgggtgtTGCTGGGCTCCATAGGATCACAAAGGGCTCCACTGGGCCACATAGAgctccattgggttctattgggcTACAAAGGGCTCCTTTGGGTTCCACAGGGCCACAGAGGGTTCCATTGGGCCACATAAAGTTCCATTAGGCACCACTGGGTTCCACTGGGCTCCATTGGGCCACAaagggttccattgggttccatagggttccattgagatccattgagttccattgagatccattgagttccattgggatccattgagttccattgggttccattgggttccattgggttccattgggttccattgggttccattgggttctattgggttctatagggtcccattgggttccattgggttccattgggttccattgggttccattgagttccattgagttccattgggttccattgagatTCATTGGGTTtcattgagttccattgggttccaCTGGGCCACACAGGGCTCCATTGTGTATCTCTAAGGGCTCGACCTCTAGTCCCACAGCGCCCATCGtaccccacatcaccccatagcgccccataaccccacatcaccccatgacccccccccaccccacagccccactgaccTGGGTACCCCCCGAAGGCGATATAGGGGAAGACGGGCCCCCCATAGGAGGCCATGCAGCTCATCTCCAGCGCCGTGATGTCCATAAAGGAGAGTGGGgagctttggggggggggttgtggggccaGGNNNNNNNNNNNNNNNNNNNNNNNNNNNNNNNNNNNNNNNNNNNNNNNNNNNNNNNNNNNNNNNNNNNNNNNNNNNNNNNNNNNNNNNNNNNNNNNNNNNNNNNNNNNNNNNNNNNNNNNNNNNNNNNNNNNNNNNNNNNNNNNNNNNNNNNNNNNNNNNNNNNNNNNNNNNNNNNNNNNNNNNNNNNNNNNNNNNNNNNNNNNNNNNNNNNNNNNNNNNNNNNNNNNNNNNNNNNNNNNNNNNNNNNNNNNNNNNNNNNNNNNNNNNNNNNNNNNNNNNNNNNNNNNNNNNNNNNNNNNNNNNNNNNNNNNNNNNNNNNNNNNNNNNNNNNNNNNNNNNNNNNNNNNNNNNNNNNNNNNNNNNNNNNNNNNNNNNNNNNNNNNNNNNNNNNNNNNNNNNNNNNNNNNNNNNNNNNNNNNNNNNNNNNNNNNNNNNNNNNNNNNNNNNNNNNNNNNNNNNNNNNNNNNNNNNNNNNNNNNNNNNNNNNNNNNNNNNNNNNNNNNNNNNNNNNNNNNNNNNNNNNNNNNNNNNNNNNNNNNNNNNNNNNNNNNNNNNNNNNNNNNNNNNNNNNNNNNNNNNNNNNNNNNNNNNNNNNNNNNNNNNNNNNNNNNNNNNNNNNNNNNNNNNNNNNNNNNNNNNNNNNNNNNNNNNNNNNNNNNNNNNNNNNNNNNNNNNNNNNNNNNNNNNNNNNNNNNNNNNNNNNNNNNNNNNNNNNNNNNNNNNNNNNNNNNNNNNNNNNNNNNNNNNNNNNNNNNNNNNNNNNNccccccaccccacaaccccacacagccccacactgtGTCCTTTGCGTGCCATCCCCACAGTCTGCGCCCTCTCAACCCTACAActcactgccccatagatcacatGCCATCCAACACTGATGGCCACCACCCCAACCCTACAACCCAGCTCCCATCCCACACCCCATACCCAATGACAATCACCCCAACCCTACAACCCATCACCCTACAGCTCCCACCCCACTCCCAACAgccatcaccccatagatcccacccAATGGCCATCACTTCAtacccagccccacaacccacTACCCCACACCCCAAACCCAATGACCATCACCACAACCCCCCAGCTCCCATGCAGTGACCATCACCCCATACCCCTCATCCCACACCCAATGACCATCACCCCAATAAACCCTCAGCCCtaccccacagctcccaccccataccccacacCCATCACACCATTGATCCCATGCAGTGACCACCACCCCgaccccacagctcccaccccacacccagcACCCAATGGCCATCACCCCAACAAACCCTCAGCCCtaccccacagctcccaccccataccccacaccccattgatcccatgCAGTGACCACCACCCCgaccccacagctcccaccccacacccagcACCCAATGGCCATcaccccatagcatcaccccacagctcccatccCACTCCCAATGGCCATCACTTCAtacccagccccacaacccacTACCCCACACCCCAAACCCAATGACCATCACCACAACCCCCCAGCTCCCATGCAGTGACCATCACCCCATACCCCACACCCAGCACCCAATGGCCATCACCCCAACAAACCCTCAGCCCtaccccacagctcccaccccataccccacacTCAtcaccccattgatcccatgCAGTGACCACCATCCCGACCCCACAACCCCTCACCCCACACCCACTGGCCatcaccccaaccccatcacCTATaaccccacacacaccccactCACTTGACGCAGTACATGACGTGGTCCCTCCAGTCTGCGGTTCCGCTGGTCCCGTCCCCGCTTTGCGCCGCCTCCATCGCGAGCCGGGTCCGGTTGTTCTGGAAGTACTGGGTGACGCTGTTGACGCAGCAGTCGGCGCTGGTGGCGTTACCGGGGTTGAGCGGCGCGTAACAAACATCCTTTAGTTGAATGGCCCTTTGCTCCTCCTGCACCCACACGCTGAGCTCcgccagctcctcctgcagccgcAGCAGCTCCCGCAGCACGGCGGGGTTCAGCACCGAGCTGAAGTTCTTGGAGCCCAACAGAACCGAGTGATAcggggcggccgggccgggccgcggtTCCGTGATGATCACTTGGCACGTCCGGAAGAACGGCCCGAAGTGTCGGTCGTGGAAATCCTTCTCCAGCCGGGCCTGGCTGCCCGGCGCCGACCACAGCTCCACCGGGTCCGTGGTCAGACGCACCCGGTGCAGCCCCGCGCCCAGCCCGGCCACCAGCACCAACGACACCACCAGAACCGGGACCGGCCGCGTCGCCACCATCGTGCCCCAAAGGCGGAAGAGTTTGGCCATGGTGCTGTGAGAGCCTGATGATAAACGGGAGCAGCAGCCGCGTCTGGGGCTGGAGGAACCGGGGATGGAGCTGGACCGGGCCGAGGTGGAAGAGCTGGAGCGACCTGAGGTGTGAGCGGAGCCGCAGGTGATGGCGGTGAGGAAGAGCAGCGCGAAGAAGCTGAAGAGCAGCGCGCACAGAACCAGCGCCCCGTCAGCAGAGCCCAACCGGAACGGAGCCGGGGGTCCCGTGGGGGCAACGATGGGGGGACACGACGCGGCGCAGTCCTGGCAGCTGCACGGCTGCAGCTCCGGGCCCGGCGACCCCCGGCACGGCCACGCGCTGCCGTTCAGCGCCACGATGCCGCCGCCGGGTTCGGTGCCGTCCGGGAGCAGCACGAAGCGGATCCGTAACGGCGCCAGCCCGTTGTTGATGTCGCCCTGGAAGTCCAGCCAGCGCTGCGCCGTGCACAGCCGGGCGCCGTAGATGCCGCACATGGTGTCCAGCGCGAAGCCGCCCGTGGCCGGGAGCCGGACCCCGATGCACGAGTCAAACGCGGCCTCGGCGTAACGGCGCCGGTAGAAGCTCTGATACTCCAGCACCGCGCGACGCCCCGACGGCGACACGGGATCGGCCACGCGGGTCACGTTGATGAACAGACTCTGGTCAGGGCTGCAGAtgttgctgcagtgcaggtTGGCGAAGTTGCGGGCGCAGGACGGACAGCGGGACAGCACCGCGCCGGACAGAGCCACCGACAGCCGCAGCGCCGTCAGTTGCgccatggagcagcagagccGCGTGTCGTTGTCACCACGAACCAGCTCCGGGCACACGGTGCGCAGCAGCGGCAGCACCGCGGCCGAGGCGACTCGAGCCGGGCTGTTGTCCAGGCACGGGACGTCCGAGCTCAGCAGGGACCCGTTCAGCTCCGGGTTGCGGCCGCAGCTGCCGTAGAACGCGCAGTAACCGGCGGCGTGGATCGGGGTCAGCTCCGGCGCTGCCTGCGGGCGGCCGCGACACCGAGCTGCTGCGGGGCTGAGCTCTGACTGAGCGGCACGAGGGGGAACCGGAACCGAACCCGGAACCGACCCACAGCCAAACAGGACACGGCCCAAAACCGAACAGAAAAATGGACACGGAACCGGCCCCAAAGCCACAACCAGCACCAGAACAAACCCGGCCCCAAAGCCCGGACCCAACTCATCCCCAAACCCAAAACCAGAACCAGCACCAGAACCAGCCTGACCCCAAAGCCTGACCCCAAGTTCAAACCTAAGTCCGCACCAGACTCAGACCCAAATCCCGACCCGACCCAATCCAAATACAAACGGAAAACCAGACCCAGAACCAGCCCCAAAGCCAGAGCCAACACCAGAACCAACCCGACCCTGAAGCCCAACCCCAAATCCAAACCAGACTCAGATCCAGACCCAAATCCAGACCCAGACCAACTCCAAATCCAGACCCAACCCAATCCAAATCCAAATGGAAAACCAGACCCAACCCAGCCCCAAAGCCACAACCAACACCAGAACCGACCCAACCCCAAAGCCAGAACTAAAGCCAGCCCCCAACTCAGACCCAAATCCAAACCCAAATCCACACCAAACTCAGACCCAGCTCCAAATCCAGATCCAGCCCAACCCAAATCCAAACCCAGACCCAAATCCACACCAGACTCAGAACCGTCCCTCAAACCAGACCCAAtccaagcagaaaagcagaaccaACCCNNNNNNNNNNNNNNNNNNNNNNNNNNNNNNNNNNNNNNNNNNNNNNNNNNNNNNNNNNNNNNNNNNNNNNNNNNNNNNNNNNNNNNNNNNNNNNNNNNNNNNNNNNNNNNNNNNNNNNNNNNNNNNNNNNNNNNNNNNNNNNNNNNNNNNNNNNNNNNNNNNNNNNNNNNNNNNNNNNNNNNNNNNNNNNNNNNNNNNNNNCCAATTCAAACCCAAATCCAGACCCAGAACCAAATCCAGACCCAGAACCAAATCCAGACCCAGAACCAACGCTGAATCCAAACTCCTTTCTGAACCCAAAACCAAACTCAGACCCAAATCAAATCCAAACCCAAATCAGAACTGACTCAGACCCAGAGATCCAAACCCAAACCCAGACCCAAATTCGGATCCAAAACCACACAAATGCAGCCCCAACCCCAGAACTCAAACCAGACCGGTCCAAACCCAGACCCAGACCCAGACCTGAGGCTGAATCCAAACAAAACCTAAATCAGACCCAAATCCACACCAGAACCGAACCAGACCCAAATCCACACCTCTGGATCAGAAACCTGAACTGAAACCCAGACCCAAAtcaaccccaaaccccaccaCCAGCCCCAAACCCGAACCAAACTGAACCCAGCTCCCAATCcaacccccctccccttccccccctgCCCTACCATtgccagcagtgctcccagcacGGTACCGGCCAGCACCGGGGCAGCCGCCATGATGGTACCGGCAGCACCGCGGTGCCGTTGTGGGACCCACAGTGAGCAATGGGGCGGCTGCGTCCCTATAGGGCGGCTGGTCCGACTGCACGAGGCCAATCAGCCCCGAGCGGGGCCGTAAAGTCGCTGTGATCATTAACCCCGATGGATCGATATCAGGGCCCGGCCCTCCCAGCGCAGCCGTGGGGCAACGGCGCCGTGTGGGGCCGAGCTGCCCCCTATAGGGGcgggatatggggcaggatatggggtggggtggtGCCAGGCTCAAGGTGGTGCCCGCAATAGGGGATGGAGGATGGAACCTAGAGTCCTATGGGTACATagagggatctatggggccagggagggatctatggggcagggagggatctatggggctggggggggtgaAGGCGCCTCGGTGGCACCGTGAGGGTTCAGGGTCGAGCTGCAGCCTTGAGGAAGAGCTGAGCTGTCTGATAAGGTGCCAGGGCTGAGATAAGGGCCAGGGTGGCACCCAATGGTGGCACCCAATGGTAGAACCCAATGGCAGCACCCAAAGTGGGGGCACCCAGTGCTGTGTGATGGATGGGatggcaccctatggggcagcgctatggggcagcagtgtggggcacacagctgtgggggggttatggggcacaGAGCCCCCGTGCTGGGTGCTGGTGCCACCTGCACTGTGCCCTCACCCCATTTATGGCCCTGGGCACCGATAATGGTGGCACTTTGTCCCACGcatcagcagctccatcccaccccatgcgtcaccaacccccccccacatctGCCACCGTGGCACCCAATGAACACAGCccccccacagctgctgccccacgGCGCCTTTATTGGGCTGCCCCATGGATGTGGGGCTCAGGGGGTCCCTGGGGGTCCCAGGGGGGGGCATGGATGTGGGGCTCAGGGGGTCCCTGGGGGTCCCAGGGGGGGGTCAGGATGTTGGCGCTGCCTGGCGCTTCTTGCTGCGCTGCCGCCTGAATGTGAAGCTCCGCAGGGGGTTGGAGGCACGacggggctgtggggggggaaatggggtgagaccccccccaaaaaggggagggatgggggtcCATGAGGGGGGCTACTATTAGGGGGGGTATTATGGGGGTTATTATTAGGGGGTGTTATGGCGGGGTCATGATTggggttattattattatggggGTTGTTATTATGGGGGTTGTTATTATCATTATAGGGGTTATTATTATGATGGGGattattatggggggggttattGTTATTATGGGGGTTATGATgggggttgttatggggctCACCCTGGGTCCAGCCTTGTTCCTGGCAGCTCCGTGGGGCAGCCGCAGCCGTCGGCGCTTCTTCAGCTCCGGTTTGGC
Above is a window of Coturnix japonica isolate 7356 chromosome 22, Coturnix japonica 2.1, whole genome shotgun sequence DNA encoding:
- the NPC1L1 gene encoding NPC1-like intracellular cholesterol transporter 1; translated protein: MAAAPVLAGTVLGALLAMAAPELTPIHAAGYCAFYGSCGRNPELNGSLLSSDVPCLDNSPARVASAAVLPLLRTVCPELVRGDNDTRLCCSMAQLTALRLSVALSGAVLSRCPSCARNFANLHCSNICSPDQSLFINVTRVADPVSPSGRRAVLEYQSFYRRRYAEAAFDSCIGVRLPATGGFALDTMCGIYGARLCTAQRWLDFQGDINNGLAPLRIRFVLLPDGTEPGGGIVALNGSAWPCRGSPGPELQPCSCQDCAASCPPIVAPTGPPAPFRLGSADGALVLCALLFSFFALLFLTAITCGSAHTSGRSSSSTSARSSSIPGSSSPRRGCCSRLSSGSHSTMAKLFRLWGTMVATRPVPVLVVSLVLVAGLGAGLHRVRLTTDPVELWSAPGSQARLEKDFHDRHFGPFFRTCQVIITEPRPGPAAPYHSVLLGSKNFSSVLNPAVLRELLRLQEELAELSVWVQEEQRAIQLKDVCYAPLNPGNATSADCCVNSVTQYFQNNRTRLAMEAAQSGDGTSGTADWRDHVMYCVNSPLSFMDITALEMSCMASYGGPVFPYIAFGGYPGSEYTEAEALILTYSLNNFPPGDPRQRWVLSWEERFLEELQRFQSKHSSNLSVSYMAERSLEDELSRTTAQDLPVFAVSYLLVFAYIALALGEFTAWRRVWVESKVTLALGGIAVVLGAVMAAMGLLALLGLPSSLIILEVVPFLVLAVGADNIFIFVQEYQQSEREPGETREQHIGRVLAQVAPSMMLCSLSEVICFCLGSLSSMPAVRTFALTAAVSIGPPVVPPLTPFPQDSYMLRFFSAMERYLHVGVPTYFVTTSGFNFSSTLGSNAICSSAGCDNNSLTQTIQYATQFPNVSYLAIPATSWLDDFLDWLNPTGRCCRVHRYGEHSGEFCPSTSSEWGAMGCYGLWGVMGYGVRPRGIKTP